Sequence from the Plasmodium berghei ANKA genome assembly, chromosome: 3 genome:
aagAAATCGCTAAGgaggaaataaaatatcacATAGAtagaaattattttttattaaaggTCAGGAAAGGCGCTACTAAAAAAAGTAGCCATGACAGTTTGTCaaatgatgatataaattttttgaagatttttttaaaaaaaaaacctACTGAAAGATGTACTGCTGAGGAAGCTCTTGTAAGTTTTTTCCccaaaatacaaaataatcaCTAAAGCGTcaaaaaatttgtatataaaaatatatgagtaacaaatgaaagaaaaataaatcagtgtatgtatgcatttatatatgcagTATTGTTCCCTTTTGTTAGGAACACAAATGGCTTAGAGACATGAATCAAAGGGATATTGAAGAATATGCCAAGaatgtttataaaaaaaaatatatatttcataattttgaataaaCTGTGtcctttaatttttcaacTTCTTTACGATCTAAATATTCCATTCCCTTCATGTTCATAAAGATAGAAAcctgcaaaaaaaaaaaaatattttaacttGGTATTCAGTATACAAATTGTTTTTCTATTTATACCCACAAtttgttataatatatataagcatgcaaaacacatatatacatcGACACAGACTTGGAAAAAATTTGTCTTTACACTAACCTGATCAATCGAAGCAAGCTTAAATTTGCTActataaaaatgtgaaaattttatatatctaaataataactttattaatattttgtgaGCCTGGTAATATATCccatttatatcattataaatatctatatcaatcggataaaataattgttctgaatttttttcttcattttgaatattttttattttttccttgtGTTGctcaaaaaaagaaaaaaggaTATTCAAAGTCTTACATATATCGCAAAGAGCACTTCggttttttttcatttcaaTGAAACAGACACTTCTGTTATTTAGAACTGTACAATAGTATATTCCTTTTTCACTAAACAAATATgaccaaaaaaataaaaaatatgtacatgTGCATGTTATTAAAggatatatatgcaaagCTAACGAATATTTTCAGCAGTCACATTATCATGACAATTTGAGTTtcatcaattttttaacttaCGATTCTAAAGATTGAAGTACATCGTTATAGATATCAatggaatatatatacttctTTTGAGAAAAAAGTATGTCTGCCTTTtctttcaatttttttaaatcatattccccgaaataattttttgtttttatgttttctttttgGATATAAACCGATAGTAATGTATtatctaaaaataaatcagtAAATTTTGTTgtaaaacatattatgtCGTTGTAAATGTCTATATAGCttaatttgtttgttttgtttttcgaattatcattttttttgttagaattattatttatagatatatcattatttttattttttgtttctttttcaggatttttaaaatcatatattt
This genomic interval carries:
- a CDS encoding tetratricopeptide repeat protein, putative; this translates as MMKTNINALLKSEEEKEQGNILFKQGDYELSIFHYTRSINYVPTSSILYTNRSLAYYKIGAYDKSLNDAIKAKELDPNNLKSYYRICESYKALKDFKNFEKYTKIYNNKKNSIQNEQNNENEKSNDKETNLDKFHSQYIKNKINEKNYEQKVIRNIKKSSELINLCQKDEKENFLFFNTPQIENKKTNISFEKKEYKQNFLIEEIYDFKNPEKETKNKNNDISINNNSNKKNDNSKNKTNKLSYIDIYNDIICFTTKFTDLFLDNTLLSVYIQKENIKTKNYFGEYDLKKLKEKADILFSQKKYIYSIDIYNDVLQSLESEKGIYYCTVLNNRSVCFIEMKKNRSALCDICKTLNILFSFFEQHKEKIKNIQNEEKNSEQLFYPIDIDIYNDINGIYYQAHKILIKLLFRYIKFSHFYSSKFKLASIDQVSIFMNMKGMEYLDRKEVEKLKDTVYSKL